A DNA window from Allokutzneria albata contains the following coding sequences:
- a CDS encoding Uma2 family endonuclease, with amino-acid sequence MVMSCRQPPSARHVRLDAGPTPEVTRSGSTSGDVPAAPATLDARRGPRTARGPRAASRAHRRDRRREPCARRQHQRVLQRLQVGLLAATPPECETLPGVNVVLNGERLLIPDLVVTTNPGADAVYFDATDILMAAEVLSPSSRAFDRALKRQLYAEAAIPFFVIVDPVAEPVSAIAYEFDGAGYREMARSDDGVLKWERPFPVLVDLQR; translated from the coding sequence ATGGTGATGTCATGCCGACAACCACCTTCGGCCCGGCATGTCAGACTGGACGCCGGGCCGACACCGGAGGTGACCCGCAGTGGCAGCACCAGCGGAGACGTTCCCGCAGCACCCGCAACGCTGGACGCTCGACGAGGTCCTCGCACTGCCCGAGGACCAAGGGCAGCGAGTCGAGCTCATCGACGGGACCGTCGTCGTGAGCCCTGCGCCCGGAGACAGCACCAGCGTGTCCTGCAACGTCTTCAAGTCGGGCTCCTCGCGGCCACACCGCCGGAGTGCGAAACACTGCCCGGCGTCAACGTCGTGCTGAACGGGGAGCGACTGCTCATTCCCGATCTCGTGGTGACGACGAACCCGGGAGCGGACGCCGTCTACTTCGACGCGACCGACATCCTCATGGCCGCGGAAGTCCTGTCCCCGTCCTCACGGGCCTTCGACCGCGCCCTCAAGCGCCAGTTGTACGCCGAAGCGGCCATTCCGTTCTTCGTCATCGTGGACCCGGTCGCCGAGCCGGTGTCGGCCATCGCCTACGAGTTCGACGGGGCCGGCTACCGAGAGATGGCGCGCAGTGACGACGGGGTGCTGAAGTGGGAACGCCCGTTCCCGGTGCTGGTGGATCTGCAACGGTGA
- the trpA gene encoding tryptophan synthase subunit alpha, with the protein MMSLAQMFADCRAADRAALIGYLPAGFPTVEGSTQYLTAMLDAGCDLVEVGLPFSDPVMDGPTIQAAADTALRNGFRVRDLFTTVESISAAGGRAVVMTYWNPVHRYGVDAFARDLAAAGGLGLITPDLIPDEAEDWLAASAAHGLDRIFLVAPSSTEERISKTAAASSGFLYAASIMGVTGARDAVSSQAPRLVERTRAHTDLPIGVGLGVRSGPQAAEVAAFADGVIVGSAFVNAVSSGEAAVRALATELSSATHRTPVTA; encoded by the coding sequence CTGATGTCTCTGGCGCAGATGTTCGCCGACTGCCGGGCAGCCGACCGCGCTGCCCTGATCGGCTACCTGCCCGCGGGCTTCCCGACCGTCGAGGGCTCCACGCAGTACCTCACGGCGATGCTCGACGCTGGCTGCGACCTGGTCGAGGTCGGCCTGCCGTTCTCCGACCCGGTGATGGACGGCCCGACCATCCAGGCCGCCGCGGACACCGCGCTGCGCAACGGTTTCCGGGTGCGCGACCTGTTCACCACGGTGGAGTCGATCTCCGCGGCGGGTGGGCGCGCGGTCGTGATGACCTACTGGAACCCGGTGCACCGCTACGGCGTGGACGCCTTCGCCCGCGATCTCGCGGCCGCGGGCGGGCTCGGGCTGATCACCCCCGACCTGATCCCGGACGAGGCCGAGGACTGGCTGGCCGCCTCGGCCGCGCACGGCCTCGACCGCATCTTCCTGGTGGCACCCTCCTCCACCGAGGAGCGGATCTCCAAGACCGCGGCGGCCAGCAGCGGGTTCCTCTACGCCGCCTCGATCATGGGCGTCACCGGCGCCCGCGACGCCGTGAGCAGCCAGGCGCCGCGGCTGGTCGAACGCACCCGGGCGCACACCGACCTGCCGATCGGCGTCGGTCTCGGCGTCCGCTCCGGCCCGCAGGCGGCCGAGGTCGCGGCGTTCGCCGACGGCGTGATCGTGGGCTCCGCGTTCGTCAACGCCGTCTCCTCCGGCGAGGCCGCCGTCCGCGCCCTGGCGACCGAACTCTCCTCCGCCACCCACCGCACCCCCGTCACCGCCTGA
- a CDS encoding sensor histidine kinase: MLRRLLGVLVPLLVVLAAAMGVPLATAIAEGETQRMYLDRLADASRFASIADNALSSGRTTALRDEMVRYDALYSSPAALVAPGGRIILASRENFDLTVPTVAEQLKLAFAGYRPDPPEVVWPWREAPLVVVEPVGRDSEVVASVVTVSSTESLRTQIARIWWLLVLVGLVPMLALVAVAWPISRWVLRPIHQLDEATARVAGGELDTRADVDGPPELRRLAVSFNSMVDVVGRALRRQRAFVADASHQLRNPLASLRLAVENLQPHLHSEAARQAHEIAVEEAAEMGRVLDALLAATRLDSAAAAEPVELDALVATHEPAWAASALRAEIELHVDIPQGLRALEPPGGLGSVLDELVGNAVRLSGGSEIVVRAERVGDMVELHVVDDGTGLPEDERAAALDRFWRSPRHQNIAGTGLGLAICAELVTAAGGELELLSPGPHGLDAVVRLPAAD; the protein is encoded by the coding sequence GTGCTGCGCAGGCTGCTCGGCGTGCTGGTGCCGCTGCTGGTGGTGCTCGCCGCGGCCATGGGGGTCCCGCTGGCGACGGCCATCGCCGAGGGTGAGACGCAGCGGATGTACCTCGACCGCCTCGCCGACGCCAGCCGCTTCGCCTCCATCGCCGACAACGCCCTGTCCTCCGGTCGCACCACGGCGTTGCGGGACGAGATGGTCCGCTACGACGCGCTGTACAGCAGCCCGGCCGCGCTGGTCGCCCCCGGCGGACGGATCATCCTGGCCTCGCGGGAGAACTTCGACCTCACCGTGCCCACGGTCGCCGAGCAGCTGAAGCTGGCTTTCGCGGGCTACCGACCCGACCCACCGGAGGTGGTGTGGCCGTGGCGGGAGGCGCCGCTGGTGGTCGTCGAGCCGGTCGGCCGGGACAGCGAGGTCGTGGCCTCGGTGGTGACCGTGTCCTCGACGGAGTCGTTGCGCACGCAGATCGCCCGGATCTGGTGGCTGCTGGTGCTGGTCGGGCTGGTCCCGATGCTGGCGCTGGTCGCGGTGGCCTGGCCGATCTCGCGGTGGGTGCTCCGGCCGATCCACCAGCTCGACGAGGCGACCGCGCGGGTGGCCGGCGGTGAGCTCGACACCAGGGCGGACGTGGACGGGCCGCCGGAGCTGCGGCGGCTCGCGGTGTCGTTCAACAGCATGGTCGACGTGGTCGGCCGGGCGCTGCGCCGCCAGCGCGCCTTCGTCGCCGACGCCTCGCACCAGTTGCGCAACCCGTTGGCCAGCCTGCGCCTCGCGGTGGAGAACCTGCAGCCGCACCTGCACTCCGAAGCGGCTCGCCAAGCGCACGAGATCGCCGTCGAGGAAGCCGCGGAGATGGGCCGCGTCCTCGACGCGCTGCTCGCCGCGACCCGCCTGGACAGTGCGGCCGCGGCCGAGCCCGTTGAGCTGGACGCCTTGGTGGCCACGCACGAACCCGCGTGGGCGGCTTCGGCGCTGCGGGCGGAGATCGAGCTGCACGTCGACATCCCGCAGGGGCTGCGCGCACTGGAACCGCCCGGCGGTCTCGGCAGCGTGCTGGACGAGTTGGTGGGCAACGCCGTCCGCCTCTCCGGGGGCAGCGAGATCGTGGTGCGCGCGGAGCGGGTCGGCGACATGGTCGAGCTGCACGTGGTCGACGACGGCACCGGGCTGCCGGAGGACGAACGCGCGGCGGCGCTGGACCGGTTCTGGCGATCGCCGCGGCACCAGAACATCGCGGGCACCGGCCTCGGCCTGGCGATCTGCGCCGAACTCGTCACCGCGGCCGGTGGCGAACTCGAACTGCTCTCGCCCGGCCCGCACGGCCTCGACGCCGTGGTCCGCCTGCCCGCCGCCGACTGA
- a CDS encoding response regulator transcription factor, whose translation MRILVVEDDDRVARGLVTALQHAGYDVHRVATAAAALQAGHADVVLLDLGLPDADGLDLLRRLRQTEGMAIIAVTARGEERERVLGLRSGADDYVVKPFGTAELLARVEAVLRRTRSARASAEADAETIEVGKLKVDLSSRLATVDGEQILLTRKEFDVLALLVARPGSVVSRDHILDQVWHTSWEARSRSLDTHIATLRGKLGEHVRIETVRGVGYRLAR comes from the coding sequence ATGCGCATCCTCGTCGTCGAGGACGATGACCGAGTTGCACGCGGCCTGGTGACCGCGTTGCAGCACGCCGGCTACGACGTGCACCGGGTGGCGACCGCGGCGGCAGCGCTGCAGGCGGGCCACGCCGACGTCGTCCTGCTCGACCTGGGCCTGCCCGACGCGGACGGGCTGGACCTGCTGCGCAGGCTGCGGCAGACCGAGGGCATGGCGATCATCGCGGTCACCGCGCGCGGCGAGGAGCGGGAACGCGTTCTCGGCCTGCGCAGCGGCGCGGACGACTACGTGGTCAAACCCTTCGGCACGGCCGAGCTGCTGGCGAGGGTGGAGGCCGTGCTGCGGCGCACCCGCTCCGCGCGGGCCAGTGCGGAGGCCGACGCCGAGACCATCGAGGTCGGCAAGCTCAAGGTCGACCTGTCCTCCCGTCTGGCCACTGTGGACGGTGAGCAGATCCTGTTGACCCGCAAGGAGTTCGACGTGCTCGCGCTGCTCGTCGCGCGTCCGGGCAGCGTGGTCAGCCGGGACCACATCCTCGACCAGGTGTGGCACACCAGCTGGGAGGCGCGTTCGCGCAGCCTCGACACGCACATCGCGACGCTGCGCGGCAAGCTCGGCGAGCACGTCCGGATCGAGACCGTTCGCGGCGTCGGCTACCGCCTGGCCAGGTGA
- the trpC gene encoding indole-3-glycerol phosphate synthase TrpC, producing MNVLESILEGVRADLAAREARTPLSEIKDLAAQAAPPRDVMAALRAPGVGVIAEVKRRSPSKGELAGISDPAELARDYEAGGARVISVLTEERRFGGSLADLDAVRTAVDVPLLRKDFMVSPYQIHEARAHGADMILLIVAALEQNVLEALLDRAESLGMTALVEVHTAEEADRALEAGAQVIGVNARDLTTLEVDRDCFGRIAPGLPSEVIKIAESGVRGPGDLMTYAGFGADAVLVGEGLVTSGNPRSAVTQLVTAGSHPACPRPSR from the coding sequence GTGAACGTCCTGGAGTCGATTCTCGAAGGCGTCCGCGCCGACCTGGCCGCCCGCGAAGCCCGGACACCCCTGTCGGAGATCAAGGACCTGGCCGCGCAGGCGGCCCCGCCCAGGGACGTGATGGCCGCGCTGCGCGCGCCCGGGGTCGGCGTGATCGCGGAGGTCAAGCGCCGCAGCCCGTCCAAGGGCGAGCTGGCGGGCATCTCCGACCCGGCCGAACTGGCCCGCGACTACGAGGCCGGTGGCGCGCGGGTGATCAGCGTGCTCACCGAGGAGCGCCGCTTCGGCGGCTCGCTCGCCGACCTCGACGCCGTCCGCACCGCGGTCGACGTTCCCTTGCTGCGCAAGGACTTCATGGTCAGCCCGTACCAGATCCACGAGGCGCGGGCGCACGGCGCGGACATGATCCTGCTGATCGTGGCCGCGCTGGAGCAGAACGTGCTGGAGGCGTTGCTGGACCGCGCGGAGTCGCTGGGGATGACCGCGCTGGTCGAGGTGCACACCGCCGAGGAGGCCGACCGCGCGCTGGAGGCGGGCGCCCAGGTGATCGGCGTCAACGCCCGCGACCTGACCACGCTGGAGGTCGACCGCGACTGCTTCGGCCGGATCGCGCCCGGACTGCCCAGCGAGGTCATCAAGATCGCCGAGTCCGGTGTGCGCGGCCCCGGCGACCTGATGACCTACGCGGGCTTCGGCGCGGACGCCGTCCTGGTCGGTGAGGGCCTGGTGACCAGCGGCAACCCGCGCAGCGCGGTGACCCAGCTGGTCACCGCGGGCTCGCACCCCGCATGCCCCCGCCCGAGCCGTTGA
- the hisI gene encoding phosphoribosyl-AMP cyclohydrolase, which produces MSKLDPKLAERLRSNADGLFCAVAQQRGTGEVLMVAWMDGEALYRTLTTRKATYYSRSRQSYWVKGETSGNTQYVHEVRLDCDGDTVLLIVDQKGVACHTGTRTCFDTDILLSDSVE; this is translated from the coding sequence GTGAGCAAACTGGACCCGAAGCTCGCCGAACGGCTGCGGAGCAACGCCGACGGCCTGTTCTGCGCGGTCGCCCAGCAGCGCGGCACCGGCGAGGTGCTGATGGTGGCGTGGATGGACGGCGAGGCGCTGTACCGCACGCTGACCACGCGCAAAGCCACGTACTACTCGCGCAGCCGCCAGTCCTACTGGGTCAAGGGTGAGACCTCCGGGAACACGCAGTACGTGCACGAGGTGCGGCTGGACTGCGACGGTGACACGGTTCTGCTCATCGTCGACCAAAAAGGCGTGGCCTGTCACACCGGAACGCGAACCTGTTTCGACACGGATATTCTTCTTTCGGATTCAGTCGAATAG
- a CDS encoding anthranilate synthase component I: MVSVLAPGRTAMGEISPSREEFRELARDRRVIPVVRRLLADGETPVGVYRKLGAARPGTFLFESAENGRSWSRWSFVGAHSPAALTVVDGHATWTGTPPVGLPRDGDPLVALRETMRLLHTDALPGMPPLTGGMVGYLGYDVVRRLEALPELAEGDLEIPELVMLLAMDLAAMDHHEGTITLIANAINWDDTDERVDAAYDEAVARLDDMTARLCTSAAPSAAVFSRPEPRFTRRRSTADYTAAVEKAKEAIHAGEAFQIVVSQRFELETAADPLDIYRVLRTTNPSPYMYLLNLDGFAIVGSSPEALVTVRDGKATTHPIAGTRWRGADEEEDALLAKDLLHDEKERAEHLMLVDLARNDLGRVCTPGSVTVVDFFRIERYSHVMHIVSTVTGQLAEGRTAFDAVAACFPAGTLSGAPKPRAMELIEELEPTRRGLYGGVVGYLDFAGDADTAIAIRTALVRDGVAYVQAGAGIVADSDPISEDQECLNKARAVLSAIATADTMALAVDGSGGA, from the coding sequence ATGGTCAGTGTGCTCGCGCCCGGCAGGACCGCGATGGGGGAGATCAGCCCCAGCCGCGAGGAGTTCCGCGAACTCGCCAGGGACCGCCGCGTCATCCCGGTGGTGCGGCGGCTGCTCGCCGACGGGGAGACCCCGGTCGGCGTCTACCGCAAGCTGGGCGCCGCCCGGCCCGGCACCTTCCTGTTCGAGTCCGCCGAGAACGGCCGTTCGTGGTCGCGCTGGTCCTTCGTCGGCGCGCACAGCCCCGCCGCGCTGACCGTGGTGGACGGCCACGCGACGTGGACCGGAACGCCGCCGGTCGGCCTGCCGAGGGACGGCGACCCGCTGGTGGCGTTGCGCGAGACCATGCGGCTGCTGCACACCGACGCGCTGCCCGGCATGCCCCCGCTGACCGGCGGCATGGTCGGCTACCTCGGCTACGACGTGGTGCGCAGGCTGGAGGCGCTGCCGGAGCTGGCCGAGGGCGACCTGGAGATCCCCGAGCTGGTCATGCTGCTGGCGATGGACCTCGCCGCGATGGACCACCACGAGGGCACGATCACGCTCATCGCCAACGCGATCAACTGGGACGACACCGACGAGCGGGTCGACGCCGCCTACGACGAGGCCGTCGCGCGCCTGGACGACATGACCGCGCGGCTGTGCACCTCCGCCGCGCCCAGCGCTGCGGTCTTCTCCCGCCCGGAGCCCCGCTTCACCCGCCGCCGCAGCACCGCCGACTACACCGCGGCCGTGGAGAAGGCCAAGGAGGCGATCCACGCGGGCGAGGCGTTCCAGATCGTCGTCTCGCAGCGGTTCGAGCTGGAGACGGCGGCCGACCCGCTGGACATCTACCGGGTCCTGCGCACCACCAACCCCAGCCCGTACATGTACCTGCTCAACCTCGACGGCTTCGCGATCGTCGGCTCCAGCCCGGAGGCGCTGGTCACCGTCCGCGACGGCAAGGCGACGACGCACCCGATCGCCGGGACGCGCTGGCGCGGCGCCGACGAGGAGGAGGACGCGCTGCTGGCCAAGGACCTGCTGCACGACGAGAAGGAGCGCGCCGAGCACCTGATGCTGGTCGACCTGGCCCGCAACGACCTCGGCCGCGTCTGCACGCCGGGCTCGGTCACCGTGGTCGACTTCTTCCGCATCGAGCGCTACAGCCACGTCATGCACATCGTGTCCACGGTGACCGGCCAGCTCGCCGAGGGGCGCACCGCCTTCGACGCGGTCGCGGCCTGCTTCCCGGCGGGAACCCTCTCCGGGGCGCCGAAACCGCGCGCGATGGAGCTGATCGAGGAGCTGGAGCCGACCCGGCGCGGCCTCTACGGCGGCGTCGTCGGCTACCTCGACTTCGCGGGCGACGCCGACACCGCCATCGCCATCCGCACCGCCCTGGTGCGCGACGGCGTGGCCTACGTGCAGGCCGGGGCGGGCATCGTCGCCGACTCCGACCCGATCTCCGAAGACCAGGAGTGCCTGAACAAGGCCCGCGCTGTTCTCTCGGCGATCGCCACCGCCGACACGATGGCGCTGGCCGTCGACGGGAGCGGCGGTGCCTGA
- a CDS encoding TetR/AcrR family transcriptional regulator, with protein MSTGTESTSPRRRGRRPAGEDTRRALLDAARRSFAEHGFAGATVRAIAAEAGVDAAMVNHWFGGKEGLFASAMELPLDPKRVGEILLTGPLEQMGERIVRTFLGVWDGAGGGAFVALMRSASSNETAARMLREFISTLVFGPIARRVGPDRPALRAALCGTQIAGLGMVRYVIKLEPLASADHDTLAAAVAPNLQRYLTGDIGPTSTPT; from the coding sequence ATGAGCACCGGGACCGAGAGTACGTCACCGCGCAGGCGCGGGCGGCGGCCCGCGGGCGAGGACACCCGCCGCGCGCTGTTGGACGCGGCCCGCCGGTCCTTCGCCGAGCACGGCTTCGCCGGGGCGACCGTGCGCGCGATCGCCGCGGAGGCCGGGGTGGACGCGGCGATGGTCAACCACTGGTTCGGCGGCAAGGAGGGCTTGTTCGCCAGCGCCATGGAGCTGCCGCTGGACCCGAAGCGCGTCGGCGAGATCCTGCTGACCGGACCGCTGGAGCAGATGGGCGAGCGCATCGTGCGCACGTTCCTCGGCGTCTGGGACGGCGCGGGCGGCGGGGCGTTCGTCGCGCTGATGCGCAGCGCCTCCAGCAACGAGACCGCGGCGCGGATGCTGCGGGAGTTCATCTCCACACTGGTGTTCGGGCCGATCGCGCGGAGGGTCGGGCCGGACCGGCCGGCGCTGCGCGCCGCGTTGTGCGGCACGCAGATCGCCGGCCTCGGCATGGTCCGCTACGTGATCAAGCTGGAGCCGCTCGCCTCGGCCGACCACGACACCCTCGCCGCCGCGGTCGCGCCGAACCTGCAGCGCTACCTCACCGGCGACATCGGGCCTACTTCCACTCCCACTTGA
- a CDS encoding RlpA-like double-psi beta-barrel domain-containing protein, with translation MKRSSLFAAALCAILFAGVGNAPAFAAAKSGNATYYNLSGAGACGDHINARTQLLVAVSDSWFGSGDPNNDPICKKKLKVTYGGKSVTVSVKDKCPGCSKAHFDLSEKAFKKLAPLSRGNIDIKWEWK, from the coding sequence ATGAAGCGGTCCTCCCTGTTTGCCGCCGCTCTGTGCGCGATCCTGTTCGCCGGTGTCGGCAATGCTCCCGCCTTCGCCGCGGCGAAGTCCGGAAACGCCACGTACTACAACCTCTCCGGCGCCGGGGCCTGCGGAGATCACATCAACGCCAGGACGCAGCTGCTGGTCGCGGTGTCCGACTCCTGGTTCGGATCGGGTGATCCCAACAATGATCCGATCTGCAAGAAGAAACTGAAGGTCACTTACGGTGGCAAGTCGGTCACGGTGAGCGTGAAGGACAAGTGTCCGGGGTGTTCCAAAGCCCACTTCGACCTCAGCGAGAAGGCGTTCAAGAAGCTCGCCCCGCTGAGCCGGGGGAACATCGACATCAAGTGGGAGTGGAAGTAG
- a CDS encoding Trp biosynthesis-associated membrane protein, with translation MPEHAARPARGLLWTVVLLLLAAAGLLWGSSSVAWFADASSALRSARDQPTGADQVPALIPLALLSLAGIAGAIATSGVLRRVVGGLLALLAVGGIALWVGYAATVTAVGPLLGLAGLALLLAAGLIVLVGGARMPALGARYDTGSNARAADPDREVWEALDSGSDPTVTARKDP, from the coding sequence GTGCCTGAGCACGCGGCCCGGCCCGCCCGCGGTCTCTTGTGGACGGTCGTGCTGCTGTTGCTCGCCGCGGCGGGGCTGCTGTGGGGCTCCTCCTCGGTGGCGTGGTTCGCCGACGCGAGTTCGGCGCTGCGCTCCGCGCGGGACCAGCCGACCGGCGCCGACCAGGTGCCCGCGCTGATCCCGTTGGCGCTGCTGAGCCTCGCCGGGATCGCCGGGGCCATCGCGACCTCGGGCGTGCTGCGCCGGGTGGTCGGCGGGCTGCTGGCGCTGCTGGCCGTCGGCGGGATCGCGCTGTGGGTCGGCTACGCGGCGACGGTGACCGCGGTGGGACCGCTGCTCGGGCTGGCCGGACTGGCACTGCTGCTCGCGGCCGGGTTGATCGTGCTGGTCGGCGGTGCGCGGATGCCCGCGCTCGGTGCCCGTTACGACACCGGGAGTAACGCCAGGGCCGCCGATCCCGACCGGGAGGTGTGGGAGGCGTTGGACTCGGGGAGTGATCCCACCGTCACAGCCCGGAAAGACCCTTGA
- the trpB gene encoding tryptophan synthase subunit beta, with translation MTHDEDRDKHGPDDRGHFGPYGGRYMPEALMAAIDELATFYDKARVDPDFVTEFERLLREYANRPSLLTEAPKFAEHAGGARIFLKREDLNHTGSHKINNVLGQALLTKRMGKKRVIAETGAGQHGVATATACALLDLDCVVYMGEVDTERQALNVARMKLLGAEVIPVKTGSRTLKDAINEALRDWVANVDDTHYLLGTAAGPHPFPMMVRNFHKVIGAEARAQMLDQVGRLPDVVAACVGGGSNAIGIFHGFLDDPDVRLVGLEPAGKGVDTGEHGATLTEGEPGVLHGAFSYLLQDADGQVTEAYSISAGLDYPGVGPEHSYLKDIGRAEYRAVTDAEAMEALRLLSRTEGIIPAIESSHALAGALKLGHELGQEGVILVCLSGRGDKDMDTAAQYFDLVGENA, from the coding sequence ATGACCCACGACGAGGACCGCGACAAGCACGGGCCCGACGATCGCGGGCACTTCGGCCCCTACGGCGGCCGGTACATGCCCGAGGCGCTGATGGCCGCGATCGACGAGCTGGCCACCTTCTACGACAAGGCACGGGTCGACCCGGACTTCGTCACCGAGTTCGAGCGGCTGCTCCGCGAGTACGCCAACCGGCCGTCGCTGCTCACCGAGGCGCCGAAGTTCGCCGAGCACGCGGGCGGGGCGCGGATCTTCCTCAAGCGCGAGGACCTCAACCACACCGGCTCGCACAAGATCAACAACGTGCTGGGCCAGGCGCTGCTGACCAAGCGGATGGGCAAGAAGCGGGTCATCGCCGAGACCGGCGCGGGCCAGCACGGCGTGGCCACCGCGACCGCGTGCGCGCTGCTGGACCTCGACTGCGTGGTCTACATGGGCGAGGTCGACACCGAGCGGCAGGCGCTCAACGTGGCGCGGATGAAGCTGCTCGGCGCGGAGGTCATCCCGGTCAAGACCGGCTCCCGCACGCTGAAGGACGCCATCAACGAGGCGCTGCGCGACTGGGTGGCCAACGTCGACGACACCCACTACCTGCTCGGCACCGCGGCGGGCCCGCACCCGTTCCCGATGATGGTGCGCAACTTCCACAAGGTGATCGGCGCCGAGGCCCGCGCCCAGATGCTCGACCAGGTGGGGCGCCTGCCCGACGTGGTCGCGGCCTGCGTCGGCGGCGGCTCCAACGCGATCGGCATCTTCCACGGCTTCCTCGACGACCCCGACGTCCGGCTGGTCGGCCTGGAGCCCGCGGGCAAGGGCGTGGACACCGGCGAGCACGGGGCGACGCTGACCGAGGGTGAGCCGGGCGTGCTGCACGGCGCGTTCTCCTACCTGCTCCAGGACGCCGACGGGCAGGTCACCGAGGCGTACTCGATCTCGGCGGGCCTGGACTACCCCGGTGTCGGCCCCGAGCACTCCTACCTCAAGGACATCGGCCGCGCCGAGTACCGCGCGGTGACCGACGCGGAGGCCATGGAGGCGCTGCGCCTGCTCTCCCGCACCGAGGGCATCATCCCGGCGATCGAGTCCTCGCACGCGCTCGCGGGCGCGCTGAAGCTCGGCCACGAGCTCGGTCAGGAGGGCGTGATCCTGGTGTGCCTGTCCGGGCGCGGCGACAAGGACATGGACACCGCCGCCCAGTACTTCGACCTCGTGGGGGAGAACGCCTGA
- the lgt gene encoding prolipoprotein diacylglyceryl transferase gives MTATVSAILATIPSPDRGVWYIGPIPLRAYALCIIAGIVVAIAWGERRFVARGGEKGAVTDIAVFAVPFGLVGGRLYHVATDWPKYFGPGGNPVDALKIWQGGLGIWGAIALGAVGALIACRRRGIPLPAFADAVAPGIVVAQAIGRLGNWFNQELYGGPTDLPWGLEIYRRIDPVTNLEDPLGGVAMDHTPIAVVHPTFLYELLWNLGVAALIVWADRRFRLGHGRVFALYVAGYTAGRFWIEIMREDHATLIAGIRINVFTSVIVFIGAVIYLVLAKKRGEREDLAALRAEREPEEAAEPEPAAEEKAAEEKPAESVTPDPTKTDKTP, from the coding sequence GTGACTGCAACGGTCTCCGCGATCCTGGCAACGATCCCCAGCCCCGACCGGGGGGTTTGGTACATCGGCCCGATCCCGCTCCGCGCGTACGCGCTCTGCATCATCGCGGGCATCGTGGTGGCCATCGCCTGGGGCGAGCGCCGCTTCGTCGCCCGGGGCGGGGAGAAGGGCGCGGTCACCGACATCGCGGTCTTCGCCGTGCCGTTCGGGCTCGTCGGCGGGCGGCTCTACCACGTGGCGACGGACTGGCCGAAGTACTTCGGCCCCGGCGGCAACCCGGTGGACGCGCTGAAGATCTGGCAGGGCGGCCTCGGCATCTGGGGCGCCATCGCGCTGGGCGCGGTCGGCGCGCTGATCGCCTGCCGCAGGCGGGGCATCCCGTTGCCGGCCTTCGCCGACGCGGTCGCGCCGGGCATCGTGGTCGCGCAGGCCATCGGCCGCCTCGGCAACTGGTTCAACCAGGAGCTCTACGGCGGCCCGACGGACCTGCCGTGGGGCCTGGAGATCTACCGCAGGATCGACCCGGTCACCAACCTGGAGGACCCGCTCGGCGGCGTGGCCATGGACCACACGCCGATCGCGGTGGTGCACCCGACGTTCCTCTACGAGCTGCTGTGGAACCTCGGCGTCGCCGCGCTGATCGTCTGGGCCGACCGGCGGTTCCGCCTCGGCCACGGCCGGGTGTTCGCGCTCTACGTGGCGGGCTACACCGCGGGCCGGTTCTGGATCGAGATCATGCGCGAGGACCACGCCACGCTCATCGCGGGCATCCGGATCAACGTGTTCACCTCGGTCATCGTCTTCATCGGCGCGGTGATCTACCTGGTGCTGGCCAAGAAGCGAGGGGAACGCGAGGACCTGGCCGCGCTGCGGGCCGAGCGCGAACCGGAGGAGGCGGCCGAGCCCGAGCCGGCCGCTGAGGAAAAGGCCGCTGAGGAAAAGCCCGCCGAGTCCGTGACTCCGGACCCCACCAAGACCGATAAGACGCCCTAA